In Aequorivita sp. H23M31, a single window of DNA contains:
- a CDS encoding C40 family peptidase: protein MEYGICNLSIVPLRAESSDLSEMVSQLLYGEHFKVLEKRKKWSYVRLSFDGYEGWLDNKQFVIISEETYEQLEKKPLRLSTDIVDFITSENQHLISICLGSSISAANTLNHRFEGKAISGLLPKIHLIETAISYLNTPYLWGGKSPFGIDCSGFTQMVYKLNGHKLFRDASQQATQGEALSFIEESEPGDLAFFDNEEGKITHVGIIMEDNYIIHAHGKVRIDRLDHSGIFNYDLRQHTHRLRVIKRII from the coding sequence ATGGAATACGGCATTTGTAACCTAAGCATTGTCCCACTTCGTGCTGAGTCCAGCGACCTAAGCGAAATGGTAAGCCAACTGCTTTATGGTGAACATTTTAAAGTTTTGGAAAAACGAAAAAAATGGAGCTATGTCCGTTTATCTTTTGATGGCTATGAAGGTTGGTTGGATAATAAACAATTCGTAATCATTAGTGAGGAAACCTACGAGCAACTCGAAAAAAAACCACTAAGGTTATCCACGGACATTGTGGATTTTATTACTAGTGAAAATCAGCACTTAATTTCCATTTGTTTAGGAAGCAGCATCTCAGCTGCGAATACTCTAAATCATAGATTTGAAGGGAAAGCAATTTCGGGATTACTTCCGAAAATTCATTTAATAGAAACCGCTATATCCTATTTAAACACGCCTTATTTGTGGGGCGGAAAAAGTCCATTTGGAATTGATTGTAGCGGATTTACCCAAATGGTTTACAAGCTGAATGGACATAAACTGTTCCGCGATGCTAGTCAACAAGCAACACAAGGTGAAGCTTTAAGTTTTATTGAGGAAAGTGAACCTGGGGATTTGGCGTTTTTTGATAACGAGGAAGGTAAAATAACCCATGTGGGTATTATAATGGAAGATAACTATATAATCCATGCCCACGGAAAAGTAAGAATAGATAGACTAGATCACAGTGGAATCTTTAATTATGATCTACGCCAGCATACGCACAGATTGAGAGTGATAAAGAGAATTATTTAA
- the gyrA gene encoding DNA gyrase subunit A, with amino-acid sequence MAEGERLIPINIEDEMKSAYIDYSMSVIVSRALPDVRDGMKPVHRRVLFGMHELGIRATGAHKKSARIVGEVLGKYHPHGDTSVYDAMVRMAQEWSLRYMLIDGQGNFGSVDGDSPAAMRYTEARMQKISEDMLADIDKDTVDHQLNFDDTLNEPTVLPTRIPGLLINGASGIAVGMATNMPPHNLTEVVNGIIAYIDDNDIDVDGLMQYIKAPDFPTGGIIYGYEGVREAFKTGRGRVVMRAKASFEVVNGRECIIVTEIPYQVNKAEMIKKTADLVNEKKIEGISNIRDESDRKGMRIVYILKRDAIPNIVLNTLYKYTALQSSFSVNNIALVNGRPQMLNLKDLIHYFVEHRHEVVVRRTEYLLRKAEERAHILEGLIIASDNIDEVIRLIRASSNADEARQKLIEAFSLSEIQAKAIVEMRLRQLTGLEQDKLRTEYEELMKTIEDYKEILASFERRMEIIKDELAEVRSKYGDERRSTIEYAGGDVSITDLIADEQVVITISHAGYIKRTSLTEYKTQARGGVGQKASATRNEDFLEHLFVGTNHQYMLFFTQKGKCFWMRVFEIPEGTRTSKGRAIQNLINIEPDDSVKAFINTQDLKDEEYINSHYVIMATKKGQVKKTSLEQYSRPRTNGINAITIREDDELLEAKLTTGDSQVMLAVRSGKAIRFEEEKTRPMGRNASGVRGITLANEKDEVIGMIAVNDAQSDVLVVSENGYGKRSSIEDYRVTNRGGKGVKTINVTEKTGKLVAIKNVTDDDDLMIINKSGIAIRMAVSTLRVMGRATQGVRLIKVREDDAIAAVAKAMKDEEEAVLDQEIENDIENNGTILDSNDEETENNE; translated from the coding sequence ATGGCTGAAGGAGAAAGATTAATTCCCATAAACATTGAAGATGAGATGAAATCGGCATACATTGATTATTCAATGTCCGTCATTGTGTCACGAGCTTTGCCAGATGTTCGTGATGGTATGAAGCCCGTACATCGACGGGTCTTGTTTGGAATGCACGAATTGGGAATTAGGGCCACAGGCGCACATAAAAAATCAGCGAGAATTGTTGGGGAAGTTTTAGGTAAATATCACCCGCACGGTGATACTTCCGTTTATGATGCCATGGTGAGAATGGCCCAAGAATGGAGTTTGAGATATATGCTTATCGACGGGCAAGGTAACTTTGGTTCGGTGGATGGAGATTCGCCTGCAGCAATGCGATATACAGAGGCGCGCATGCAGAAGATTTCAGAGGATATGTTGGCCGATATTGATAAAGATACCGTAGATCACCAACTTAATTTTGATGATACTTTAAATGAACCAACAGTTCTGCCCACGCGAATTCCAGGACTTCTAATAAATGGAGCGAGTGGAATCGCCGTTGGTATGGCAACGAATATGCCTCCCCATAACCTTACGGAAGTGGTGAATGGAATAATCGCTTACATTGATGATAATGATATTGATGTTGATGGACTGATGCAATACATCAAAGCACCCGACTTTCCCACGGGTGGAATTATTTATGGCTATGAAGGAGTCCGTGAAGCCTTTAAAACGGGACGAGGACGGGTGGTAATGCGCGCCAAAGCTTCTTTTGAAGTGGTAAACGGGCGCGAATGTATTATAGTTACCGAAATTCCATATCAGGTAAACAAGGCTGAAATGATCAAGAAAACAGCCGATCTGGTCAATGAAAAGAAAATAGAGGGTATATCAAATATTCGCGATGAGAGTGATAGAAAGGGAATGCGCATTGTCTATATTCTGAAAAGAGATGCAATCCCAAACATTGTTCTCAACACTTTATATAAATATACCGCACTTCAATCCAGTTTTAGCGTAAACAACATTGCCTTGGTTAATGGAAGGCCGCAAATGTTGAATCTAAAGGATCTGATCCATTATTTTGTAGAGCACAGACACGAAGTTGTAGTGCGCCGAACAGAATATTTACTGCGAAAGGCGGAGGAGCGCGCGCATATTTTGGAAGGTTTGATTATAGCTTCGGATAATATTGATGAGGTAATTCGTCTAATCCGTGCGTCTTCCAATGCGGATGAGGCGCGACAAAAACTTATTGAAGCTTTCAGTTTATCCGAGATCCAGGCGAAGGCAATTGTCGAGATGCGTTTGCGTCAGTTAACAGGCCTAGAACAGGATAAGCTGCGAACAGAATATGAGGAGTTGATGAAAACCATCGAGGATTATAAAGAAATTCTTGCCAGTTTTGAAAGAAGAATGGAAATTATTAAGGATGAACTTGCAGAAGTTCGTAGCAAGTATGGTGATGAGCGTCGCTCAACTATAGAATATGCCGGAGGGGATGTGAGTATTACAGATCTTATTGCAGATGAACAGGTTGTAATTACTATTTCGCACGCTGGTTATATAAAAAGAACTTCTCTTACTGAATATAAAACCCAAGCGAGAGGAGGAGTGGGTCAAAAAGCTTCGGCTACCAGAAATGAGGACTTTCTTGAGCATCTTTTTGTGGGGACAAACCATCAGTATATGCTATTCTTCACCCAAAAAGGAAAATGTTTCTGGATGCGGGTTTTCGAAATCCCTGAGGGAACAAGAACTTCAAAAGGTCGGGCAATTCAGAATTTGATAAATATTGAACCGGACGATAGCGTTAAAGCTTTTATTAATACCCAGGATTTAAAAGATGAAGAATATATAAACAGTCATTATGTAATTATGGCCACCAAAAAGGGCCAAGTTAAAAAGACTTCCCTTGAGCAGTATTCCCGCCCAAGAACAAACGGGATCAATGCCATAACCATTAGAGAAGATGACGAATTGCTGGAGGCAAAACTTACAACTGGAGACAGCCAGGTAATGCTTGCTGTGAGGTCTGGGAAGGCTATACGTTTTGAGGAAGAGAAAACAAGGCCTATGGGAAGAAATGCTTCAGGAGTAAGAGGAATAACTCTTGCAAATGAAAAGGATGAGGTAATAGGAATGATCGCAGTCAATGATGCCCAATCGGACGTTCTTGTAGTGTCTGAAAATGGATATGGTAAAAGGTCTTCAATCGAGGATTATCGTGTAACCAATCGGGGCGGTAAAGGTGTGAAAACTATTAACGTAACCGAAAAGACAGGTAAACTCGTTGCCATTAAAAATGTTACGGATGACGATGATTTGATGATTATCAACAAATCTGGGATTGCCATTAGAATGGCTGTTTCGACCCTGAGGGTTATGGGTCGCGCCACTCAAGGTGTTCGGCTGATAAAGGTAAGGGAGGATGATGCCATTGCCGCAGTTGCAAAAGCGATGAAAGATGAAGAAGAAGCTGTTCTGGATCAAGAGATTGAAAATGATATAGAAAATAATGGCACTATTCTTGACTCCAACGACGAAGAAACTGAAAATAACGAATAA
- a CDS encoding tetratricopeptide repeat protein, producing MKKRVLIAGLALVTAVSFGQKKEIKKAEKAIKSSQFNEALKYLDEAEPQLGTVDNQMKAQFYATRGEAILGAANKNHKKLLAAAEAFQTAISLNPKINMEFETALQNLRVDIINAAMDDQNAQNYTPATEKLYALYLVSQDPGDLYFAAGNAVNGHDYDTALKYYQMLLDQGYTGIEEQFVATDKVSGEEKAFGSKNLRDLAVKSGEYIKPQMKKTDSRKGEILRNMTLIYIEEGNTEKASDLMKAARAESPDDIQLMRADAYMSYKMGDVERYNEILNQIVASDPNNPEIYFNLGVAAGEMGNNEKAVQYYKKALELKPDYEGALINISVLKLAAEDKLVEEMNSLGNSAADNKRYDQLKMERQKIQKEALPYLERSFKINPNNGEVVRTLMNIYGQLGDDAKYQDMKARFDKFKEQE from the coding sequence ATGAAAAAACGAGTTTTAATAGCCGGATTGGCACTTGTAACCGCTGTTTCCTTTGGACAAAAAAAGGAAATCAAAAAAGCTGAAAAAGCCATAAAGTCCAGTCAATTTAATGAGGCATTAAAGTATTTGGATGAAGCGGAACCGCAATTAGGGACCGTGGATAATCAGATGAAAGCCCAATTTTATGCCACCCGAGGTGAAGCGATTCTGGGTGCTGCCAATAAAAATCACAAGAAGTTATTGGCTGCCGCCGAAGCCTTCCAAACAGCAATTTCCTTAAATCCAAAGATTAATATGGAGTTCGAAACAGCGCTCCAAAACCTCCGAGTTGATATTATTAATGCTGCGATGGATGATCAAAACGCACAAAATTATACACCCGCTACAGAAAAATTGTACGCACTTTATTTAGTGTCACAAGATCCAGGCGATTTATATTTTGCTGCCGGTAACGCCGTTAACGGTCATGATTATGATACTGCTTTAAAGTATTATCAAATGCTTTTAGACCAAGGATATACTGGAATAGAAGAACAATTTGTTGCAACTGATAAGGTTTCTGGTGAGGAAAAAGCTTTTGGGAGCAAGAACCTACGCGATCTTGCCGTAAAAAGTGGGGAATATATAAAACCACAGATGAAGAAAACCGACTCAAGAAAAGGGGAGATTTTACGAAATATGACCCTTATATATATTGAGGAAGGAAATACGGAAAAGGCAAGTGACCTGATGAAAGCTGCTCGTGCCGAAAGCCCAGATGATATTCAACTTATGCGAGCAGATGCATATATGAGTTATAAAATGGGCGACGTAGAGCGATATAATGAAATCCTAAATCAAATAGTTGCTTCAGATCCCAACAATCCCGAGATTTATTTTAATTTGGGCGTTGCTGCGGGCGAAATGGGGAATAATGAAAAAGCGGTTCAGTATTATAAAAAAGCTCTTGAATTAAAACCAGATTATGAGGGAGCCTTGATCAATATTTCAGTATTGAAATTGGCGGCAGAGGATAAGTTAGTAGAGGAAATGAATAGCTTAGGGAACTCCGCTGCGGATAATAAAAGATACGATCAGTTGAAAATGGAACGTCAAAAAATCCAAAAAGAAGCTTTACCTTATTTGGAAAGATCGTTTAAAATTAACCCAAACAATGGAGAAGTTGTCCGAACGCTAATGAATATCTATGGTCAATTAGGTGATGATGCCAAATATCAAGATATGAAAGCCAGGTTCGATAAATTTAAAGAGCAAGAATAA